A genome region from Ruegeria sp. YS9 includes the following:
- a CDS encoding MATE family efflux transporter → MTAADITTETFRPRRRRLARYIDTCEMRKISRLATPIALVAMVNMAMSITDTFMVAALGSQAMAAVAIGSDFYSILFYLATGLLAGLSPAYAEAWAKRDYARLARLRTVGWMLLAAAAVPVIPAIWFAPNYLGALGIDQGLLLEGTGYTRAMALTLLPMLAVTFYRNRLTALEKPGLILKITLGIVPLNAGLNWVFIYGAAGFDGMGATGAGVASCLSAICIAMGLAWLAWRAEDRGLACWIDFAEFRSAVRIGWPIGIATLAEVGIFLGATLFIAAIAPQDTAAHAIVLRLAGFTYAIPVGLLQAAMVRMARLGVDARRAHRRRVIASATVIALVSGGALFLALAALALPLSEVVMGNQPDAAVLTRTLVMLILILAAIEIAEPLGTTSAGLLRGCDDTCVPMIISLFGNWGVSLPLGLVLCLGFETGAIGVWVGMGIGNITASLFMFVRVRHYWQR, encoded by the coding sequence ATGACAGCTGCAGACATCACAACCGAAACCTTCCGTCCGCGCCGCCGCCGTTTAGCGCGCTATATTGATACCTGCGAGATGCGTAAGATCTCGCGTTTGGCCACACCTATCGCGTTGGTGGCGATGGTCAACATGGCCATGAGCATCACCGATACCTTCATGGTGGCCGCGCTTGGGTCACAGGCGATGGCAGCGGTGGCGATTGGCAGCGATTTCTATTCGATTCTATTCTATCTCGCGACCGGGCTGCTGGCGGGATTGTCCCCGGCCTATGCGGAAGCCTGGGCCAAAAGAGACTATGCACGGTTAGCCCGGCTGAGAACCGTTGGTTGGATGTTGTTGGCGGCCGCCGCCGTTCCAGTCATCCCTGCCATTTGGTTTGCGCCGAATTATCTTGGGGCGCTCGGGATCGACCAGGGTCTCTTGCTGGAAGGCACCGGCTATACACGGGCCATGGCCCTGACGCTGTTGCCCATGCTGGCGGTGACCTTCTACCGCAACCGCCTTACGGCATTGGAGAAACCTGGGTTGATCCTCAAAATCACCCTTGGGATCGTTCCGCTTAATGCGGGTCTGAACTGGGTCTTCATTTATGGTGCCGCCGGGTTCGACGGGATGGGTGCCACTGGCGCAGGCGTGGCCTCTTGCCTGTCCGCCATCTGCATTGCCATGGGGTTGGCCTGGCTGGCCTGGCGAGCGGAGGATCGCGGCCTAGCGTGTTGGATCGACTTCGCTGAGTTCAGGTCCGCGGTGCGGATCGGCTGGCCCATCGGCATCGCGACGCTCGCTGAAGTCGGCATCTTTTTGGGTGCCACATTGTTCATTGCCGCCATAGCCCCCCAGGACACTGCGGCGCATGCTATTGTCTTGCGGCTGGCGGGCTTCACATATGCCATCCCAGTAGGGCTTCTTCAGGCCGCGATGGTACGCATGGCGCGCCTTGGGGTCGATGCGCGGCGCGCGCACCGACGACGTGTCATCGCCAGCGCGACCGTGATCGCACTGGTCTCGGGTGGCGCATTGTTCCTGGCCCTTGCAGCTTTGGCGCTCCCCTTGTCGGAGGTGGTTATGGGCAATCAACCCGATGCTGCCGTGCTGACACGAACTTTGGTGATGCTGATTCTGATCCTGGCAGCAATTGAGATTGCGGAGCCCTTGGGCACGACCTCAGCGGGACTCCTGCGTGGCTGCGACGACACGTGTGTTCCCATGATCATCAGCCTGTTCGGAAACTGGGGTGTCTCATTGCCGCTTGGGCTGGTGCTTTGCCTTGGATTTGAAACAGGCGCAATCGGTGTCTGGGTCGGCATGGGAATCGGCAACATCACTGCATCGCTGTTTATGTTTGTGCGTGTCAGGCACTACTGGCAGCGTTGA
- a CDS encoding DUF2384 domain-containing protein, producing the protein MLDEHFLPSLEAFDLDFEDLGDLLGEDWPMVLWGGGLEDLLGRTFGPDAENAVDAYLKGSGSKESAQTRAYIEGLRDASVSLYEVSEVDPGRSMVLRNMLSDAEPVTVREHSATQMLQRWDRIAARVVAQGEYNVISGALLPFDPDTVAFFEDGLRSVLKLNPDVELRLTQDQLHRSAPLFTNAWLFAHLPNLLDPEPPQISNSDGDNLLFHDMRFPLASKVTQSQVSEKLTQSAELVISGQKDWTWLDLDTPSGTKHGTGLVLDKSMSGASVLGSLDLKGRTLTLSVNSAARAERGEALVRDLLGDLVKSPLTSIQTAEQMMADDSLESEVAEEEDIPPALAHQIAHEHLDHHYRDTLDQPIPALDGKTPRQAARTTAGRKKVIDWLKTIENRSARQTGSPVADYDFSWMWDELGLSDYRK; encoded by the coding sequence GTGTTGGACGAGCATTTTCTGCCAAGTCTCGAAGCCTTTGATCTCGATTTCGAGGATCTGGGCGACCTGCTGGGCGAGGATTGGCCAATGGTTCTGTGGGGCGGTGGCCTGGAAGACTTGCTGGGCAGGACATTCGGACCGGACGCCGAAAACGCTGTAGATGCCTATCTGAAAGGGAGCGGTTCCAAAGAGAGTGCGCAGACCCGCGCCTATATCGAGGGTTTGCGGGACGCGTCGGTCAGCCTTTATGAGGTGAGCGAGGTAGACCCCGGCAGATCCATGGTCTTGCGCAACATGCTTTCGGACGCAGAGCCGGTTACCGTCCGGGAACACAGCGCGACGCAGATGCTGCAGCGATGGGATCGCATCGCAGCTCGGGTTGTCGCACAGGGGGAATATAACGTGATCTCGGGGGCGCTGCTCCCCTTCGACCCCGACACCGTCGCGTTTTTTGAAGACGGGCTCCGCTCCGTGTTGAAATTGAACCCCGACGTTGAACTGAGGCTGACACAGGATCAGCTACACCGTTCCGCACCCCTCTTCACCAATGCCTGGCTCTTCGCACATCTGCCGAACCTACTGGATCCGGAACCACCACAAATCAGCAACAGCGATGGCGACAACCTGCTCTTTCACGACATGCGCTTCCCCCTCGCCAGCAAAGTGACGCAAAGCCAGGTATCTGAAAAGCTAACACAGTCCGCAGAGCTCGTGATCTCAGGCCAGAAGGATTGGACCTGGCTTGACCTCGACACCCCGTCAGGCACCAAGCACGGCACCGGCCTCGTGTTGGACAAATCAATGTCAGGGGCCTCCGTGCTTGGGTCCCTAGATCTGAAAGGTCGGACACTCACACTTTCTGTGAACTCTGCAGCGCGCGCTGAACGCGGCGAAGCCCTGGTCCGGGACCTCCTGGGCGACCTGGTGAAATCTCCGCTGACATCAATCCAGACCGCCGAACAGATGATGGCGGATGACAGCCTGGAGAGCGAAGTGGCAGAAGAAGAGGACATCCCCCCTGCCCTTGCCCATCAGATTGCCCACGAACATCTCGACCATCACTACCGCGACACGCTTGATCAGCCGATCCCGGCCCTGGATGGCAAGACCCCGCGCCAGGCCGCTCGCACCACGGCGGGCAGGAAGAAAGTCATAGACTGGCTGAAGACAATCGAAAACCGCAGCGCGCGCCAGACCGGCTCTCCTGTTGCAGACTATGATTTCAGCTGGATGTGGGACGAGCTCGGATTGTCAGATTACCGAAAGTGA
- a CDS encoding DUF6429 family protein, translated as MDVDENKVDEAVLALLWLTLHDERRAWKGFDWDALDRLHRKGLILDPVGKAKSVVLTDQGLHRSKELFAELFEREPKT; from the coding sequence ATGGACGTAGATGAAAACAAAGTGGATGAGGCAGTCCTGGCGCTGCTCTGGTTGACGCTGCATGACGAGCGCCGCGCATGGAAAGGCTTTGACTGGGACGCGCTTGACCGCTTGCACCGGAAGGGGTTGATCCTGGATCCGGTTGGAAAGGCAAAATCGGTGGTGTTGACCGATCAAGGCCTGCATCGATCCAAAGAACTTTTCGCAGAGCTTTTTGAGCGGGAGCCAAAGACATAG
- a CDS encoding WGR domain-containing protein, whose amino-acid sequence MELTDTTPVHLIHVDPDVNMARFYGIELQPTLFGEVSVLRTWGRIGTNGQAMMVTYDDEAQAADALHILERQKRRRGYVPVGA is encoded by the coding sequence ATGGAGCTGACAGACACCACACCTGTCCACCTGATCCATGTAGACCCTGACGTCAACATGGCACGGTTCTACGGAATAGAGTTGCAGCCGACGCTGTTTGGTGAAGTTTCCGTTCTTCGCACCTGGGGACGTATTGGCACAAACGGGCAAGCCATGATGGTGACGTACGATGACGAAGCCCAGGCTGCTGACGCGCTCCATATACTTGAAAGACAAAAACGTCGCCGAGGCTATGTTCCGGTTGGAGCATAG